One stretch of Corynebacterium auriscanis DNA includes these proteins:
- a CDS encoding YwiC-like family protein, translating to MSSQHSTSSAEHPRRPSPRKRHPGGINPWVPNQHGAWAMLVAPMLVGAIIGLAYEGPSGQHHRAAIPAIAIAWMLGYFWFFAYGLWFKARSANRKAQYARPMLVYGVVSALAGLFALIQYPGLAWWALIFAPLVAVAVEEIIRRRPRSLISGIATTLASSALLLVMVSAGEFAPMPWFFFNVPAEIWVVALSTALYYVGTIFYVKTMIREKGNAPFENLSHNYHAVAVVLTIAATATAFFGGGRNLASTLLLITVMTAAWWRSVAIPADAQKNPTTWTPKKVGLWEIPLVLALIAAGVAVV from the coding sequence ATGTCCTCGCAGCACTCAACCAGCTCGGCTGAGCACCCTCGTCGCCCCTCACCCCGCAAACGCCACCCCGGTGGGATTAACCCTTGGGTCCCCAACCAGCACGGAGCGTGGGCAATGCTGGTGGCGCCCATGCTGGTGGGCGCGATCATCGGATTGGCCTACGAAGGGCCGTCCGGTCAACACCACCGTGCTGCAATTCCCGCCATCGCAATCGCGTGGATGCTGGGATACTTCTGGTTTTTCGCATACGGGTTATGGTTCAAGGCTCGCTCGGCCAACCGCAAAGCCCAGTACGCTCGCCCCATGCTCGTGTACGGTGTAGTTTCTGCGCTAGCAGGGCTTTTTGCACTGATTCAGTATCCCGGCTTGGCGTGGTGGGCTTTAATCTTTGCGCCCTTGGTTGCGGTAGCTGTCGAAGAAATTATTCGACGCCGCCCGCGTTCCCTGATTTCGGGCATCGCAACCACGTTGGCTAGTTCGGCTCTGCTCTTAGTGATGGTCAGCGCCGGCGAATTCGCGCCCATGCCGTGGTTCTTTTTCAACGTGCCTGCTGAGATCTGGGTGGTGGCTTTATCCACCGCGTTGTATTACGTGGGCACGATTTTTTACGTGAAGACTATGATCCGCGAAAAGGGAAACGCCCCGTTTGAGAATTTGTCACACAATTACCACGCGGTCGCCGTCGTTCTCACGATCGCGGCCACCGCGACGGCGTTTTTCGGTGGAGGACGCAACCTGGCCAGCACGTTGTTGCTGATTACCGTCATGACTGCCGCGTGGTGGCGCAGCGTGGCGATCCCCGCCGACGCCCAGAAAAACCCCACCACTTGGACTCCCAAGAAGGTGGGGTTGTGGGAAATTCCGCTGGTCTTAGCTCTTATTGCCGCGGGAGTAGCAGTCGTCTAA
- a CDS encoding histidine phosphatase family protein yields the protein MTAAYPVDRRLVLIRHGQTEYNATGRMQGQLDTELSEVGREQARAAAEVLAGWTVSRVIASDLERAEETARILAEPWGVDVETDQRLRETDLGAWQGASHKEVDADYPGQRAYWKHDPEWAPPQGESRVQVAERAFAVVDEVMNTDAFDRGLVVIVAHGGTIGALTARLLNLPSSHSLVFSGLGNVCWSQLLARPQFVGAGDSSVPAVDGSTVPLVPSGAKDWWKTPKWLLEGWNVHANAAAPAGAPSPDEGGEETSGEGNSAAGTDKTGEQLR from the coding sequence ATGACTGCCGCCTACCCAGTTGATCGCCGTTTGGTGCTGATTCGTCATGGCCAAACGGAATACAACGCAACTGGTCGGATGCAGGGGCAGCTGGATACCGAACTGAGCGAGGTCGGCCGAGAGCAGGCCCGCGCCGCAGCCGAGGTGCTGGCGGGATGGACAGTTTCGCGCGTCATCGCCAGCGATTTGGAGCGAGCGGAAGAAACCGCTCGCATTCTGGCAGAACCGTGGGGTGTCGACGTCGAAACGGACCAGCGCCTACGGGAAACGGATCTGGGGGCGTGGCAAGGGGCGTCGCATAAGGAAGTCGACGCCGATTACCCAGGCCAGCGCGCGTACTGGAAACACGACCCCGAGTGGGCTCCGCCGCAGGGAGAATCTCGTGTGCAGGTGGCCGAGCGCGCCTTCGCGGTGGTCGACGAGGTGATGAATACCGATGCGTTTGATCGGGGACTGGTTGTGATCGTAGCCCACGGTGGCACGATTGGTGCGCTGACTGCTCGCCTGTTAAACCTGCCCAGCAGTCACTCGCTGGTGTTTTCCGGTCTAGGAAACGTGTGCTGGTCGCAACTTCTGGCGCGCCCACAGTTTGTTGGTGCCGGGGATTCCAGCGTGCCTGCCGTCGACGGGTCGACGGTCCCACTGGTTCCCAGCGGAGCGAAAGACTGGTGGAAAACACCAAAGTGGTTGCTTGAAGGCTGGAACGTGCATGCGAATGCGGCTGCTCCTGCGGGTGCACCCAGCCCAGATGAGGGCGGTGAGGAAACAAGCGGCGAGGGAAATAGCGCCGCGGGAACCGACAAGACGGGGGAGCAACTGCGATGA
- a CDS encoding DegV family protein, whose product MTVQVLTDSASCLPVELAAAAGVTVVPIHAGGEGEERTTAGLSAMELTAHYARLLERSGDDGVVALHIAKGLSATWSNGTTAAGVVGDTVETADAVRVIDSESAGMAIGYAALAAAECANKGGSLDEVESTAREALTSSRLWLYVHRIDSLRKGGRLSTARSLFTSALAFKPVFAISGGKLTLAARSRTQNKAMDRMLNLVVDQVKQASVEVASDEDPAQVTAPVMRVAVHYADDPEAAASLLARIQVAVQELGDGDIGTEDGASASSTPTPRRPKNAHDGGEAGVAEEDTAKSAVREIVNEVAKSATTFLERVVASRAVQKIAAVVEAESAEPEAAYGATHVVPKVELHLIPMGEAVQVHTGAGAVAVSTVQLAPE is encoded by the coding sequence ATGACCGTTCAAGTGCTGACCGATTCCGCCAGTTGTCTGCCCGTTGAGTTGGCAGCGGCAGCGGGGGTGACCGTGGTGCCCATCCATGCGGGTGGGGAAGGTGAGGAGCGCACCACAGCGGGCTTGAGCGCAATGGAGCTCACCGCTCACTACGCGCGTTTGTTGGAACGTAGTGGTGATGATGGCGTGGTGGCCCTTCACATCGCCAAAGGCCTCAGCGCAACGTGGTCCAATGGCACAACGGCTGCGGGGGTGGTCGGCGATACCGTAGAGACCGCCGATGCCGTTCGAGTTATTGATTCCGAATCCGCTGGGATGGCCATTGGGTACGCAGCCCTCGCCGCGGCTGAATGCGCGAACAAGGGCGGTTCCTTGGACGAGGTGGAATCCACGGCGCGGGAGGCTTTGACGTCCTCTCGGCTGTGGCTGTACGTACACCGTATTGACTCACTGCGCAAGGGTGGCCGTTTGTCCACGGCGCGAAGCCTGTTTACCTCCGCGTTGGCATTCAAGCCGGTCTTCGCGATTTCTGGGGGCAAGCTGACATTGGCCGCCCGTTCCCGCACGCAGAATAAGGCGATGGATCGAATGCTGAACCTGGTCGTGGATCAGGTCAAGCAGGCATCAGTTGAGGTCGCATCCGATGAGGATCCCGCGCAGGTGACCGCCCCGGTAATGCGTGTCGCGGTGCATTACGCAGATGATCCAGAAGCTGCGGCCAGCCTGCTGGCACGGATACAGGTGGCCGTGCAAGAGCTTGGGGATGGAGACATCGGTACTGAGGATGGGGCTTCTGCTTCTTCTACCCCGACGCCCCGCCGCCCGAAAAACGCTCATGATGGGGGTGAAGCGGGCGTGGCGGAAGAAGACACCGCGAAGTCCGCAGTGCGCGAGATTGTTAACGAGGTAGCGAAGTCGGCAACTACGTTCTTGGAGCGCGTTGTTGCAAGTCGGGCCGTGCAGAAGATTGCGGCGGTGGTGGAAGCAGAATCCGCGGAGCCCGAAGCGGCATACGGTGCGACACATGTTGTGCCGAAGGTAGAGCTGCACTTAATTCCCATGGGAGAGGCCGTGCAGGTCCACACAGGTGCCGGTGCCGTAGCGGTTTCAACGGTGCAGCTGGCGCCCGAATAA
- the rsfS gene encoding ribosome silencing factor, producing the protein MTAHADSIAMAGLAARAAADKLAEDILVIDVSERLAITDCFVIASGDNERQVNAIIDEVEDQLHDEGFKPTRREGRGEGRWVLLDYGDIVVHIQRKDEREFYALDRLWRDAPQIEVDGVEQIDRGPEWNAAEVDERNVSSAEELPLAGPTPDADEL; encoded by the coding sequence TTGACTGCCCACGCAGATTCAATTGCAATGGCGGGCTTGGCTGCCCGCGCCGCTGCTGACAAGCTGGCGGAGGATATTTTGGTGATTGACGTTTCCGAACGTCTGGCCATCACCGACTGCTTCGTGATTGCTTCCGGCGATAACGAGCGCCAAGTGAACGCGATCATCGACGAGGTTGAGGATCAGCTGCACGATGAAGGGTTCAAGCCCACCCGCCGCGAAGGACGCGGGGAGGGTCGTTGGGTTCTACTCGATTACGGTGACATTGTTGTCCACATTCAGCGCAAGGATGAGCGCGAATTTTATGCGCTGGATCGTTTGTGGCGAGATGCACCCCAAATTGAGGTCGACGGTGTGGAACAAATCGACCGCGGCCCCGAGTGGAACGCAGCTGAAGTCGATGAGCGTAATGTGAGCAGCGCCGAAGAGCTCCCGCTCGCGGGCCCAACCCCGGACGCGGACGAACTCTAA
- the proB gene encoding glutamate 5-kinase: MGHESDVRRDVAHARRLVVKIGSSSLTDDDGQVNPERIDTIADALEARMDRGTDVIVVSSGAVACGMGPLELSQRPTDLATKQAAAAVGQVLLAQEWARSFARYGRTIGQVLLTASDAAERDRARNAQRTIDRLRQLKTVPIVNENDTVATSEMRFGDNDRLAALVSHLAFADALVLLSDVDGLYDRNPAEPDANFIPEVRSGKDLRGVIAGDGGRLGTGGMAAKVSAARLASRAGVPVLLTSTENIGAALDDAQVGTCFWPDEDRLSAWKFWVLYAADSRGRLHLDAGAVEAVTNNRKSLLAVGITLVEGDFSQGDIVDIVDPEGVLVGRGEVAYDSVMLDGMIGRPTQDMPEFARRPVVHADYMSTYSNRAQLNIPS, from the coding sequence ATGGGTCATGAATCCGACGTACGTCGCGATGTAGCACACGCCCGTCGCCTCGTTGTAAAAATCGGTTCGTCTTCCTTGACGGATGACGATGGCCAGGTGAACCCCGAACGCATCGACACCATTGCCGATGCGTTAGAGGCACGGATGGACCGGGGCACGGACGTTATCGTTGTGTCCTCGGGCGCTGTCGCTTGTGGTATGGGCCCTTTGGAACTGTCCCAGCGCCCAACTGATTTGGCTACGAAACAAGCCGCCGCGGCTGTCGGCCAGGTACTGCTTGCACAGGAGTGGGCACGATCATTTGCCCGCTACGGGCGCACGATTGGCCAGGTGTTGCTCACGGCGTCTGATGCTGCGGAGCGTGACCGTGCCCGCAATGCGCAGCGCACGATCGACCGGTTGCGGCAACTGAAGACCGTGCCTATCGTGAATGAGAATGACACGGTTGCGACATCCGAAATGCGGTTCGGTGACAACGATCGCTTAGCCGCCCTGGTTAGTCACCTTGCTTTCGCCGACGCCCTCGTGCTGCTCAGCGACGTAGATGGCTTGTACGACCGTAATCCCGCCGAACCGGATGCCAACTTCATTCCTGAAGTGCGCTCTGGTAAGGATCTGCGGGGTGTGATCGCAGGCGATGGTGGGCGCCTAGGCACAGGTGGCATGGCGGCAAAAGTGTCTGCCGCACGCCTGGCCTCGCGCGCAGGTGTTCCCGTGTTGTTGACATCAACGGAGAACATTGGTGCAGCGCTCGATGATGCCCAGGTGGGAACGTGCTTCTGGCCAGATGAAGACCGCTTGAGCGCCTGGAAGTTCTGGGTGCTGTACGCGGCTGATTCTAGGGGCCGTTTGCACTTGGATGCAGGTGCTGTCGAAGCCGTGACGAACAACCGTAAGTCCTTGCTGGCTGTAGGCATTACCTTGGTAGAAGGAGACTTCTCCCAGGGGGATATCGTGGACATTGTCGATCCTGAGGGTGTTCTGGTAGGCAGGGGAGAGGTAGCTTATGATTCCGTCATGCTCGATGGCATGATCGGTCGGCCAACCCAGGATATGCCCGAGTTTGCGCGCCGCCCCGTGGTTCATGCGGATTACATGTCAACCTATTCCAACCGTGCCCAGCTGAATATACCCAGCTAG
- a CDS encoding glutamate-5-semialdehyde dehydrogenase, with the protein MTDNNANVTPERQAERAEVYDKARKAKEVSQQVLLTTLQKNELLEKAAEALEANTEEILQANEEDLAAGKERGLSDSLLDRLQLDEERIKGIANGLRLVVGLNDPVGEIVRGHTRPNGLRLKQVRVPLGVMGMVYEARPNVTVDAFGLAVKSGNIPLLRGSKSARHTNEKLVEILQNVAAEYGLPREIVQLLPCDTHDSVQDLITARGLVDLVIPRGGAGLINAVVTGATVPTIETGTGNCHFYIDNSADVDTAIKLVINGKTRRCSVCNATEVLLLDTNLPDQDKKRVLKALQDEGVTLHGKKAELDGLADDVVEATDEDWTDEYLSFDIAVALVDGVQEAVEHIKKYSTGHTEGIAAQDYSVTNYFETFVDSAAVSINTSTAWTDGEMFGFGAEIGISTQKLHARGPMGLPELTSTKWVVSGDGQVRP; encoded by the coding sequence ATGACTGACAACAACGCTAATGTGACCCCCGAACGCCAAGCCGAGCGCGCAGAAGTGTATGACAAGGCGCGCAAGGCCAAAGAAGTAAGCCAGCAGGTTCTGCTTACCACCCTGCAGAAAAATGAGCTGCTGGAAAAAGCCGCTGAAGCTCTCGAAGCCAACACCGAGGAGATCCTGCAGGCAAACGAAGAGGACCTGGCCGCAGGTAAAGAACGCGGCCTGTCTGACAGCTTGCTGGATCGCCTGCAGTTGGATGAGGAGCGGATCAAGGGCATCGCCAACGGCCTGCGCCTCGTTGTCGGCTTGAACGACCCAGTGGGTGAGATCGTCCGGGGACACACTCGCCCCAACGGTTTGCGCCTCAAGCAGGTTCGCGTTCCCCTGGGCGTGATGGGAATGGTCTACGAAGCGCGCCCCAACGTCACCGTCGATGCGTTCGGCCTCGCGGTGAAGTCTGGCAATATTCCGTTGCTCCGCGGTTCCAAGTCCGCTCGGCACACCAACGAAAAACTCGTGGAAATCCTGCAAAACGTGGCCGCTGAATATGGTCTGCCCCGCGAGATCGTGCAGTTGCTGCCATGCGATACACACGACTCGGTACAGGACCTGATCACCGCCCGCGGTTTGGTCGACCTTGTTATCCCGCGCGGTGGCGCCGGTTTGATCAACGCGGTGGTAACCGGTGCGACCGTCCCCACGATTGAAACGGGAACGGGCAACTGCCACTTTTATATCGACAATTCCGCAGATGTCGATACCGCAATCAAGCTGGTGATTAACGGCAAGACCCGCCGTTGCTCCGTGTGCAATGCCACCGAGGTGCTGCTGCTAGATACCAACCTGCCAGACCAGGACAAGAAGCGTGTTCTCAAGGCTCTGCAGGATGAAGGCGTGACGTTACACGGCAAGAAGGCAGAGCTGGACGGGCTTGCCGATGACGTTGTGGAAGCAACCGATGAGGACTGGACTGATGAGTACCTGTCCTTCGACATTGCTGTGGCACTGGTCGATGGCGTGCAAGAGGCCGTTGAGCATATCAAAAAGTACTCCACCGGTCACACCGAAGGCATCGCCGCCCAAGACTACAGCGTGACCAACTATTTCGAGACCTTCGTGGATTCCGCTGCGGTTTCCATCAACACCTCAACCGCGTGGACTGATGGCGAAATGTTCGGCTTTGGTGCCGAGATTGGCATCTCCACCCAGAAGCTGCATGCTCGTGGGCCAATGGGTCTACCGGAATTGACCTCCACCAAGTGGGTTGTCTCTGGCGACGGCCAGGTTCGCCCCTAA
- the obgE gene encoding GTPase ObgE — protein sequence MAQFVDRVVLHLQAGDGGHGCSSVHREKFVPLGGPDGGNGGHGGDIILEVSDQVHTLLDFHFHPHIKASRGNNGAGDHRHGARGEDLVLPVPEGTVVIDQDGEVIADLMGKGTRMIVAEGGHGGLGNAALASKTRKAPGFALLGEPGEVKDITLELKSMADVGLVGFPSAGKSSLISVLSAARPKIGDYPFTTLAPNLGVVNIGHKAFTIADVPGLIPGASQGKGLGLDFLRHIERTAVLAHVVDAASLESDRNPVDDIRALEKELATYQEELTSDSGLGDLRERPRVIILNKMDVPDAEDMADLQEEELMSFGWPIFRISTVARTGLKELTYALLEIVETHRAEHPVTRREVKVLTPQGVKSKRGGRFASFEVMKDSENTGGFLVMGEKVERWIRQTDFENDEAVGFLADRLAKAGVEEELWKIGAVEGDEVTIGDITFEWDPTTAAGVDIMRSGRGTDMRLEQTTRTGADERKRASQARRGLIDEYDFGDGEEADRERWQG from the coding sequence ATGGCACAATTCGTCGATCGCGTGGTGCTCCACCTACAAGCAGGTGACGGCGGCCACGGCTGTAGCTCCGTGCACCGAGAAAAGTTCGTCCCCCTAGGTGGTCCTGACGGTGGTAATGGTGGCCACGGCGGTGACATTATCTTGGAAGTCTCCGACCAGGTGCACACGCTGCTGGATTTCCACTTCCACCCCCATATTAAGGCCAGCCGCGGCAACAACGGTGCTGGCGATCACCGCCACGGTGCCCGCGGGGAAGACCTCGTTCTTCCCGTACCCGAAGGCACGGTTGTTATCGACCAAGACGGCGAGGTCATCGCCGATCTTATGGGCAAGGGCACCCGCATGATCGTTGCGGAGGGTGGTCACGGCGGATTGGGCAATGCGGCCTTGGCCTCGAAAACTCGCAAGGCCCCTGGCTTTGCGCTGCTGGGCGAGCCGGGTGAGGTCAAGGACATTACCCTAGAACTCAAGTCCATGGCCGACGTGGGGCTGGTCGGATTTCCCTCTGCCGGCAAGAGCTCCCTGATCTCCGTGCTTTCGGCAGCCCGCCCGAAGATTGGCGACTACCCGTTCACTACGCTCGCGCCGAATCTCGGCGTGGTCAACATTGGGCATAAGGCATTTACTATTGCCGACGTGCCGGGCCTGATCCCGGGGGCTAGCCAAGGTAAGGGACTAGGGTTGGACTTCTTGCGCCACATCGAGCGCACCGCTGTGTTGGCCCATGTGGTGGACGCTGCCAGTTTGGAATCTGACCGCAATCCGGTGGACGACATTCGCGCGCTCGAAAAGGAGCTCGCCACCTACCAGGAAGAACTCACGTCTGATTCGGGCTTGGGTGATTTGCGGGAACGCCCGCGCGTTATCATTTTGAACAAGATGGACGTCCCCGATGCGGAGGACATGGCAGACCTGCAAGAAGAGGAGCTGATGTCCTTCGGCTGGCCCATTTTCCGCATTTCTACCGTCGCCCGCACGGGGCTGAAAGAGCTCACGTACGCGCTGTTGGAGATCGTGGAAACTCACCGCGCCGAGCATCCGGTGACCCGACGGGAAGTGAAAGTGCTGACACCGCAGGGCGTCAAGTCGAAGAGGGGCGGCAGGTTCGCTTCTTTCGAAGTGATGAAGGACTCCGAGAACACTGGAGGGTTCTTGGTCATGGGTGAGAAGGTGGAGCGGTGGATCCGGCAAACCGACTTCGAAAATGACGAAGCCGTGGGATTCCTTGCGGACCGGCTGGCCAAAGCGGGGGTCGAAGAAGAACTATGGAAGATCGGCGCAGTGGAAGGCGATGAGGTCACCATTGGTGATATCACCTTCGAATGGGACCCAACGACCGCGGCGGGGGTGGACATCATGCGCTCTGGACGAGGCACGGATATGCGCTTGGAACAGACCACACGTACCGGCGCTGACGAGCGTAAGCGCGCGTCTCAGGCCCGCCGTGGTCTGATCGACGAATATGACTTTGGAGACGGCGAAGAGGCAGATCGCGAGCGCTGGCAAGGCTAG
- a CDS encoding helix-hairpin-helix domain-containing protein has product MAEHQIAELDLDTRRGFTMRSGTIVLAAVVFLAVVVGAVMGIRVLAGTDEQNGNGGTGVGGTHALSVPTSETTVVSHPGSGAPHERAGRGGEGTGGRSGDRAGGSSDVDGKTDASGERADSEITTNGSGIIVVSVQGMVAHPGLLRVKDDLRVGDVISLAGPTHSRARVDGLNLAQQVADGMQIVIDPRGSRLVLPVGMTGGADGAASGDGAGAHAPSAAAGGTTGSAGAEGNKPGEAGKVNINTADEAALETLSGVGPATAKAIVEWRTTNGKFRSVEQLMEVRGIGPAKFATMKDSVTV; this is encoded by the coding sequence GTGGCTGAACATCAGATTGCCGAGCTGGATTTGGATACCCGGCGTGGATTCACCATGCGATCGGGCACCATCGTCCTGGCGGCGGTGGTTTTCCTAGCAGTGGTGGTTGGTGCCGTTATGGGAATCCGCGTGTTGGCCGGGACGGACGAGCAAAACGGTAATGGTGGCACTGGAGTGGGTGGTACTCACGCCTTGAGTGTGCCAACGAGCGAAACAACCGTGGTGAGTCACCCGGGATCCGGGGCACCACACGAGCGCGCGGGGAGGGGTGGTGAAGGTACTGGTGGCAGAAGTGGGGATCGTGCGGGCGGTTCGTCTGATGTTGATGGGAAAACCGATGCATCGGGCGAGCGTGCGGACAGTGAGATCACGACCAATGGCTCTGGGATCATCGTCGTCAGCGTGCAAGGCATGGTTGCCCATCCTGGCCTGTTACGGGTGAAAGATGATTTGCGGGTGGGGGATGTTATTTCCTTGGCTGGGCCCACGCATTCGCGGGCACGGGTGGATGGGCTCAATCTTGCGCAGCAGGTTGCCGATGGGATGCAGATCGTCATTGATCCCAGGGGTTCTCGACTAGTGCTGCCCGTTGGAATGACCGGTGGTGCGGATGGGGCTGCTAGCGGTGATGGGGCGGGTGCGCATGCACCGTCTGCAGCAGCGGGAGGCACTACGGGATCCGCCGGAGCAGAAGGTAACAAACCGGGGGAAGCAGGGAAGGTGAACATTAATACCGCTGATGAGGCAGCATTGGAAACCCTCAGTGGGGTGGGGCCCGCTACGGCGAAGGCGATTGTGGAATGGCGCACGACTAATGGCAAGTTCCGATCGGTGGAACAACTCATGGAGGTCCGGGGCATTGGACCCGCCAAGTTCGCCACCATGAAGGATTCGGTAACGGTGTGA
- the nadD gene encoding nicotinate-nucleotide adenylyltransferase, whose amino-acid sequence MTSPQPDAKPDPRQYESQRHTHDSPRRVGIMGGTFDPIHNGHLVAGSEVADMFDLDVVVYVPTGQPWQKKGKNVSAAEDRYLMTVIATASNPSFEVSRVDIEREGDTFTVDTLTDMREIYPDAELFFITGADALNKIVTWRDWESMFELAHFVGVTRPGYSLSFSDATTSPLKRELEAGRLRLVEIPAMAISSTDIRERAASGRPVWYLVPDGVVQYIAKHRMYVR is encoded by the coding sequence GTGACATCCCCGCAGCCTGACGCGAAACCAGATCCCCGCCAGTACGAATCCCAGCGACATACGCACGACAGTCCGCGTCGTGTAGGAATCATGGGCGGAACGTTCGACCCGATCCACAATGGGCACCTAGTGGCTGGGTCTGAGGTGGCAGACATGTTCGATCTGGACGTAGTGGTGTACGTTCCCACCGGCCAGCCTTGGCAGAAGAAGGGTAAGAACGTTTCGGCGGCGGAGGATCGCTACCTCATGACAGTTATCGCCACCGCGTCCAATCCGAGTTTCGAGGTCTCCCGCGTAGATATCGAGCGCGAGGGGGACACGTTCACCGTCGATACCTTGACGGACATGCGGGAAATCTACCCCGACGCCGAGTTGTTTTTCATCACCGGCGCCGATGCCCTGAATAAGATCGTCACGTGGCGCGATTGGGAATCCATGTTCGAGCTGGCCCACTTTGTCGGGGTGACTCGGCCGGGCTACTCCCTATCTTTTTCCGACGCCACCACCTCCCCGCTCAAGCGCGAGTTGGAAGCCGGGCGACTGCGCTTGGTGGAGATTCCAGCGATGGCCATCAGCTCAACCGATATCCGTGAGCGCGCGGCTTCCGGCCGGCCGGTGTGGTACCTAGTGCCCGACGGGGTGGTGCAATACATCGCAAAGCACCGCATGTATGTGCGGTAA